In one window of Pseudoalteromonas sp. GCY DNA:
- the hisG gene encoding ATP phosphoribosyltransferase, translating to MSNSNRLRIAIQKSGRLSKDCQALLKQLGVKLNLREQRLIAHSTNMPIDVLRVRDDDIPGLVMDGVCDLGIVGENVLEEVQAERVRNEQFAEVTKLSKLDFGFCRLALAWPQELGQQEKAWFNGKRIATTYPEILKQYLKRESIDASVVMLTGSVEVAPRAGLADAICDLVSTGATLEANGLMQGDTILESNACLIQNAALTDQSKLALIDKLMPRLKGVKQAKESKYIMMHAPKNKLDEVCALLPGTGQPTLLALAGSDEYVALHMVSSETLFWETMEELKALGANSILVMPIEKMME from the coding sequence ATGAGCAACAGCAACCGTTTAAGAATCGCAATCCAAAAATCAGGCCGTCTTTCAAAGGATTGCCAAGCCCTACTCAAACAACTTGGTGTAAAACTAAACTTACGTGAACAACGTTTGATCGCCCACTCTACCAACATGCCTATTGATGTACTTAGAGTACGTGATGACGATATTCCGGGCCTTGTAATGGACGGCGTTTGTGATTTAGGCATTGTTGGCGAAAACGTGTTAGAAGAAGTTCAAGCTGAGCGTGTTCGCAACGAGCAGTTTGCTGAAGTCACTAAACTTTCAAAATTGGACTTTGGTTTTTGCCGCCTAGCGCTGGCGTGGCCACAAGAGCTAGGTCAACAGGAGAAAGCCTGGTTTAACGGCAAACGCATCGCAACCACCTACCCTGAGATTTTAAAGCAATATCTAAAACGTGAGAGCATCGATGCCAGTGTGGTCATGTTAACAGGCTCAGTAGAAGTTGCACCTCGAGCAGGCCTTGCTGACGCCATTTGTGACTTAGTATCAACCGGTGCAACGCTCGAAGCTAATGGTCTTATGCAAGGGGATACCATCTTAGAATCCAATGCTTGCCTCATTCAAAATGCAGCGTTGACTGACCAAAGTAAGCTTGCGCTGATCGATAAGCTAATGCCACGCCTTAAAGGGGTGAAACAAGCAAAAGAAAGTAAGTACATCATGATGCATGCACCAAAGAATAAGTTAGATGAAGTATGTGCATTACTTCCAGGCACAGGCCAACCAACTTTACTTGCACTTGCTGGCAGCGATGAATATGTTGCACTTCACATGGTCAGCTCTGAAACTCTATTTTGGGAGACGATGGAAGAGTTAAAAGCGCTTGGTGCTAACTCGATTCTCGTCATGCCAATTGAAAAGATGATGGAGTAA
- a CDS encoding ATP-dependent DNA helicase: MAIAVEETIQNGGQCIAEAGTGTGKTFAYLIPAFQSKGKVIVSTGSKALQEQLFHRDVPTLKKVLGSGKKVTLLKGRANYLCPYRLSQHLSHVPTDDPDVMHQLAMVAKFASETHSGDLADCVGIEEDAKVLPYVTSTADNCLGKECPDYEDCYIRKARLKAVDADVVVINHHLFFADMAVKDLGFAELMPTADSYIFDEAHQLPEIASDYFGETISTKALQALINDLRVIYRSDIPDMLQLGKTLNKLETSVADLRLVFGGDGARGDWREALANKPICDAMHRVIANLDFLYKVLKLCLDRSEKIEHPFEKVMTFKNQFERAFDTSQTGFSYWFETTRRFLSIHITPLDVSSKFAQIVKTTEASFVFTSATLSVDNSLEHFSRSLGLKPTSQFIVDSPFDYKQQALLCLPRYLPETRDDLMPHALVKLAKQVIEAAKGRTFLLFTSYRAMHLVYEGLNTALQYPIFMQGQASKRIILEQFIRHGNAVLLGTASFWEGVDVRGDTLSCVVIDKLPFASPDDPLLQARMRDAEMRGLEPFDAIQLPQAVIALKQGVGRLIRDANDKGVLIICDNRLVTRKYGQTFLSSLPDMSRTRDLNKAIRFLENIDKNEK, encoded by the coding sequence ATGGCTATTGCGGTAGAAGAAACCATACAAAATGGTGGACAATGCATCGCCGAAGCAGGAACAGGGACGGGTAAAACGTTTGCCTATCTCATTCCTGCCTTTCAGTCTAAAGGTAAAGTCATCGTCTCAACCGGCTCTAAGGCCTTGCAAGAGCAATTATTCCATCGTGACGTGCCGACCCTAAAAAAGGTGCTTGGCAGTGGGAAAAAAGTCACTTTGCTAAAGGGTAGAGCCAATTACCTTTGCCCTTATCGTTTATCACAGCATTTGAGCCATGTGCCAACCGACGACCCAGATGTTATGCATCAACTTGCCATGGTTGCAAAGTTCGCTTCTGAAACACACAGTGGAGACTTAGCCGACTGTGTGGGTATCGAAGAAGACGCAAAAGTATTACCCTACGTTACCTCAACTGCAGATAACTGTTTAGGGAAAGAGTGCCCAGACTATGAAGACTGTTATATCCGAAAGGCAAGATTGAAGGCTGTCGATGCCGATGTTGTGGTGATCAATCATCATTTATTTTTTGCCGATATGGCCGTAAAAGATTTAGGTTTTGCGGAGCTAATGCCAACCGCAGATAGCTATATCTTCGATGAAGCACATCAATTACCAGAAATAGCCAGTGACTACTTTGGTGAGACTATCAGCACTAAAGCTTTGCAGGCGCTTATTAACGATTTAAGGGTGATCTACCGTTCTGATATTCCAGATATGTTGCAACTAGGCAAAACGCTCAATAAATTGGAAACTAGTGTCGCCGATTTGCGTTTGGTATTTGGTGGCGATGGTGCTCGTGGTGATTGGCGTGAGGCGCTGGCGAATAAACCGATTTGCGATGCGATGCATCGAGTGATAGCTAACTTAGACTTTCTCTATAAAGTGCTCAAGCTTTGTCTGGATAGAAGCGAAAAAATAGAACACCCATTTGAAAAGGTCATGACCTTTAAAAATCAGTTTGAACGTGCCTTTGATACCAGTCAAACTGGATTTAGTTACTGGTTCGAAACCACAAGACGCTTTTTATCTATTCATATCACGCCGCTTGATGTATCAAGTAAGTTTGCACAAATTGTCAAAACCACTGAGGCAAGCTTTGTATTTACCTCCGCCACCTTATCCGTTGATAATTCCCTGGAGCACTTTAGTCGTAGCTTAGGACTCAAACCGACCTCACAATTTATTGTTGATAGTCCATTTGACTATAAGCAGCAGGCTTTACTCTGCCTGCCACGCTATTTGCCAGAAACCCGTGACGACTTAATGCCACATGCGCTGGTAAAGCTTGCAAAACAGGTGATTGAAGCTGCAAAAGGGCGTACATTTTTACTCTTTACCAGCTATCGCGCGATGCATTTAGTGTACGAAGGGCTGAATACGGCACTGCAATACCCCATTTTTATGCAGGGTCAAGCATCGAAACGGATAATTTTAGAGCAATTTATTCGGCACGGTAACGCCGTACTACTTGGTACAGCTTCTTTTTGGGAAGGCGTGGATGTGAGAGGTGACACTTTGAGTTGTGTCGTCATTGATAAGCTACCATTTGCTTCACCAGATGACCCTTTGTTGCAAGCGCGCATGCGAGACGCTGAAATGCGTGGATTGGAACCCTTTGATGCAATACAACTCCCCCAAGCTGTTATCGCGCTGAAACAAGGGGTTGGGCGATTAATTCGTGATGCTAACGATAAAGGTGTACTGATTATTTGCGATAATCGCTTAGTTACGAGAAAATACGGCCAGACGTTTTTAAGTAGTTTGCCTGATATGTCTCGCACGAGAGACTTAAACAAGGCAATTCGATTTTTAGAGAATATTGATAAAAATGAAAAATAA
- the tsaB gene encoding tRNA (adenosine(37)-N6)-threonylcarbamoyltransferase complex dimerization subunit type 1 TsaB — translation MKNNLLAIDASTEALSIALHYEGKFIRHFEVCPQQHSQKILPLVERILREADITLSELDGIVFGRGPGSFTGVRISTAVAQGLAYSSGLKLVGVSTLQAMAQQAYMEAGKSSVVSAIDARMGEIYLCQYNGETSGVIQPSTEETVIKPENIDFTSSGAAGVGTGWQAFSELATQLECEIIDNITLPDAYYMLFIADDSFTQGLSVDAADAQPKYVRDTVTWKKLPGRE, via the coding sequence ATGAAAAATAACCTGTTGGCCATAGACGCCTCCACCGAAGCACTCAGTATTGCATTGCACTATGAAGGCAAGTTTATTCGCCACTTCGAGGTTTGCCCACAGCAGCATAGCCAAAAGATACTTCCCTTAGTTGAACGTATTTTACGCGAAGCCGATATCACGCTTAGTGAGCTTGATGGCATTGTATTTGGACGTGGGCCTGGCAGCTTTACTGGTGTGAGAATAAGTACAGCGGTTGCGCAAGGCTTAGCATATTCTTCAGGTCTTAAGTTGGTTGGCGTTTCAACTTTGCAGGCGATGGCGCAACAGGCATACATGGAAGCAGGCAAGTCCAGCGTAGTGTCGGCAATAGATGCACGTATGGGTGAGATCTACTTATGCCAATACAACGGCGAAACTAGTGGTGTTATTCAACCAAGCACCGAAGAAACAGTTATTAAACCTGAAAATATCGACTTTACGTCAAGTGGTGCGGCAGGTGTTGGTACAGGATGGCAAGCATTCTCAGAGCTTGCCACACAGCTTGAATGCGAAATCATTGACAATATCACGTTACCTGATGCTTATTACATGCTGTTTATAGCCGACGATAGTTTCACACAAGGCCTATCTGTGGATGCAGCTGACGCCCAGCCAAAATATGTGAGGGATACTGTTACGTGGAAAAAGTTGCCAGGTCGAGAATAA
- a CDS encoding alkaline phosphatase, with protein sequence MNFKTSLLASFVGLVFAAPTLAAPKNIIYMIGDGMGPAYTTGYRYFKDDPSTKVVDPTVFDSILVGMAHTYPDDDTVVTDSAAGATALSTGTKSYNGAIAVDTHKEHLETMLEVAKRKGKTTALVATSQINHATPASFASHNESRRNYDDIANDYIDNKIAGKLPVDLMLGGGTKYFIREDRNLVNEFKDAGYQYVDALSKLETLNKIPAIGLFAEVGLPFAIDEEPQRLTKMTKTALSLLENQNDKGFFLMIEGSQIDWCGHANDIACAMHEMDDFAESIKLAKAFVDNNPDTILVITADHSTGGLTLGANGQYRWERDVIAKVKGSAGEIAKVLAKTKDVKATWQKLTGLEYDSATELKVKEALSQGPKALSVVVKEAISDASFTGWTTGGHTAIDVQVFAHGKGKEAFIGSQNNTAIADKLIGFIKK encoded by the coding sequence ATGAATTTCAAAACTAGCCTTTTGGCCTCATTTGTTGGATTAGTATTTGCGGCTCCGACATTGGCTGCTCCAAAAAACATTATTTATATGATTGGCGACGGTATGGGGCCGGCTTACACTACGGGCTACCGTTATTTTAAAGATGACCCTTCAACGAAAGTGGTTGATCCAACGGTTTTTGACTCTATTTTGGTTGGTATGGCGCATACCTACCCAGACGACGACACGGTTGTAACAGATAGTGCTGCGGGTGCAACCGCTCTGAGTACAGGAACAAAAAGCTATAATGGCGCAATTGCGGTAGATACCCATAAAGAACATTTGGAAACGATGCTTGAAGTGGCGAAAAGAAAAGGTAAAACAACCGCGCTTGTTGCAACATCGCAAATCAACCACGCAACACCTGCAAGTTTCGCGTCTCATAATGAGTCGCGTCGTAACTATGACGACATTGCCAATGATTACATCGACAATAAAATCGCAGGAAAACTACCTGTAGATCTCATGCTTGGTGGTGGCACTAAATATTTCATTCGTGAAGATAGAAACCTAGTTAACGAATTTAAAGACGCGGGTTATCAATACGTTGATGCTTTATCTAAGCTTGAAACGCTAAACAAAATTCCTGCGATTGGTCTGTTCGCAGAAGTAGGTCTGCCATTCGCAATTGATGAAGAGCCGCAGCGCCTAACTAAAATGACTAAAACGGCACTATCATTATTGGAAAACCAAAATGATAAAGGCTTCTTCTTAATGATTGAAGGTAGTCAGATTGACTGGTGTGGACATGCTAATGATATCGCTTGTGCTATGCATGAAATGGACGACTTTGCAGAGTCAATTAAGCTGGCAAAGGCTTTTGTTGATAACAACCCTGACACTATCCTAGTGATCACAGCAGATCACTCTACCGGTGGATTAACGCTTGGTGCGAATGGTCAATATCGCTGGGAGCGTGATGTGATCGCTAAAGTGAAAGGTTCAGCGGGCGAGATAGCAAAAGTACTTGCAAAGACAAAAGACGTTAAAGCAACGTGGCAAAAGCTCACAGGTCTTGAGTATGACAGTGCGACTGAGCTAAAAGTAAAAGAAGCACTATCACAAGGTCCAAAGGCGCTTAGTGTTGTCGTTAAAGAGGCAATTAGTGATGCATCTTTCACTGGTTGGACAACGGGTGGTCACACCGCTATCGATGTACAAGTGTTTGCCCATGGTAAAGGTAAAGAAGCATTTATTGGCTCGCAAAACAATACTGCAATTGCAGATAAACTGATTGGATTTATTAAAAAGTAA
- a CDS encoding alpha/beta fold hydrolase, with protein MSLYAIKEQKIGPFSYQSWGEGKQTVVYLHGWQDNSNSFVPFAPFCNTQYTHIALDLPGHGHSDWKSADAFYYFIDYVYDLKCFLDLAQIKTCHIVGHSMGAMIANLFASCYPTRCLSLVLIEGIGIVSTSESDTKTQLINAFNSRDKLKQSEQRVYPDINTLAQLRSKVSDVSVEIAALLMARNTQPHSDGVQLRLDPRLKHHSGFRYSISQAKSALNGISVPTLLVLAEQGYGMIVRQYSQFKGCFESLKLEKIPGGHHCHMENPEICYKLIEAHQNRDKTSFTTEGA; from the coding sequence ATGTCTCTATATGCGATAAAAGAACAAAAAATCGGGCCATTCTCCTACCAAAGCTGGGGAGAAGGAAAGCAAACCGTTGTTTACCTTCATGGTTGGCAAGACAACAGCAATAGCTTTGTGCCATTTGCACCATTTTGCAATACTCAATACACGCATATCGCGCTTGACTTACCTGGTCATGGACACTCAGATTGGAAAAGTGCTGACGCCTTCTATTACTTTATCGATTATGTCTATGACCTAAAGTGCTTTTTAGATTTAGCGCAGATCAAAACATGCCATATTGTTGGTCATTCTATGGGAGCGATGATAGCTAACTTGTTTGCAAGCTGCTATCCAACACGTTGTTTATCTTTGGTATTAATCGAGGGGATCGGAATTGTGAGCACCTCAGAGAGTGATACCAAAACCCAGCTCATTAATGCGTTTAATTCTCGAGATAAGTTAAAACAATCTGAACAAAGGGTTTATCCTGATATAAATACACTTGCGCAACTGCGTAGTAAAGTTAGTGATGTTTCTGTAGAAATAGCAGCGCTGCTTATGGCAAGAAATACTCAACCGCATTCTGACGGCGTGCAACTTAGATTGGACCCGCGACTAAAGCATCATTCTGGATTTAGATATTCCATCTCTCAGGCAAAATCGGCACTTAATGGGATATCCGTTCCAACTTTACTGGTGTTAGCGGAACAAGGCTATGGCATGATTGTCAGACAATATAGTCAATTTAAGGGTTGTTTCGAATCACTCAAGCTTGAGAAAATACCTGGCGGCCACCATTGCCATATGGAAAACCCAGAAATTTGCTATAAGCTAATTGAAGCACACCAAAACCGCGACAAAACATCGTTTACAACTGAAGGAGCGTAA
- the fadD gene encoding long-chain-fatty-acid--CoA ligase FadD — MEKIWLKRYPEGMPETIDPEHYNSLLELFEKSFADYAQYPAYTNMGKTLTYQQVDEKTKAVASYIQNELKLGRGDKVAVMMPNLLQTPVTILGVLRAGCTVVNVNPLYTVRELEHQLNDSESKAIFILANFAHTLEQALPKTSVKHVVLTEIGDMLGGFKKHLVNFVVKHFKKMVPDFSLPNTIPFKEVIAADPTKYQNPDVTLSDLAFLQYTGGTTGVSKGAMLTHGNMVANLEQVSGCLDKVLDKGKEVVITALPLYHIFALTANCLTFMKYGGHNILITNPRDMPAFVKELSKVPFTAITGVNTLFNGLLNTPGFADLDFSTLKMSLGGGMAVQRPVAERWQKVTKSKLMEGYGLTECAPLVTICPHDLEAYNGSIGLPAPSTDIKIVDDNGNETPKGEPGELCVKGPQVMAGYYNRPDATAECLKDGWFATGDIATYDDDGFFYIVDRKKDMILVSGFNVFPNEIEEVVAMHEGVLEVAAVGVPNEVSGEQVKVFIVKKDPSLTEKDIIAHCRDNLTNYKVPKLVEFRDELPKTNVGKILRRALKE, encoded by the coding sequence GTGGAAAAAATCTGGCTTAAGCGCTACCCAGAAGGTATGCCTGAAACTATCGACCCAGAGCATTACAACTCATTGCTTGAATTATTTGAAAAAAGTTTTGCAGATTATGCCCAGTATCCAGCCTACACCAATATGGGAAAGACACTGACTTATCAGCAAGTTGATGAAAAAACCAAAGCAGTTGCTAGTTACATACAAAACGAATTGAAGCTTGGTCGTGGCGATAAAGTTGCGGTCATGATGCCAAACTTGTTACAAACCCCAGTTACTATTTTAGGTGTATTACGTGCTGGTTGTACCGTTGTAAACGTCAACCCGCTATACACTGTACGCGAATTAGAGCATCAGCTAAACGACTCCGAGTCAAAAGCTATCTTTATTCTCGCAAACTTTGCCCACACACTGGAGCAGGCCTTACCAAAAACAAGTGTGAAGCACGTAGTGCTGACAGAAATTGGTGACATGTTAGGTGGCTTCAAAAAGCACTTGGTGAACTTTGTTGTTAAGCACTTCAAAAAAATGGTGCCAGACTTTAGCCTGCCAAATACCATTCCTTTCAAAGAAGTAATTGCGGCAGATCCTACAAAATATCAGAATCCGGATGTGACGCTGAGTGATCTTGCCTTCTTGCAATACACTGGCGGTACAACTGGCGTATCTAAAGGCGCGATGCTTACTCATGGCAACATGGTGGCAAACCTTGAGCAAGTCTCTGGCTGTTTAGATAAAGTATTGGATAAAGGAAAAGAGGTCGTTATCACGGCGCTACCGCTTTACCATATCTTTGCATTAACAGCGAACTGCCTGACCTTTATGAAGTACGGTGGTCACAATATCTTGATCACCAACCCGCGTGACATGCCAGCGTTTGTAAAAGAGCTGTCAAAGGTTCCATTTACCGCGATAACTGGTGTAAACACGCTATTTAATGGTTTGTTGAACACACCTGGGTTTGCCGACCTCGACTTTTCAACCCTGAAAATGTCTTTAGGTGGTGGTATGGCCGTACAACGCCCAGTCGCTGAGCGCTGGCAGAAGGTGACAAAGTCAAAGCTGATGGAAGGGTATGGTCTTACAGAATGTGCGCCGCTAGTTACTATTTGCCCACATGATCTTGAAGCCTACAACGGTTCTATTGGTTTACCTGCACCAAGCACTGACATTAAGATTGTTGATGACAACGGCAATGAAACTCCTAAAGGTGAGCCCGGTGAGTTGTGTGTCAAGGGCCCACAGGTGATGGCTGGTTACTACAACCGTCCAGACGCAACAGCCGAATGTTTAAAAGACGGCTGGTTTGCAACGGGTGATATCGCTACTTATGATGATGATGGTTTCTTCTACATCGTTGATCGTAAAAAAGACATGATCTTAGTGTCTGGCTTTAACGTTTTCCCTAATGAAATCGAAGAAGTCGTTGCTATGCACGAAGGCGTGTTAGAAGTTGCAGCGGTTGGCGTGCCAAATGAGGTTAGTGGTGAGCAAGTTAAAGTTTTTATTGTTAAAAAAGACCCATCTTTAACAGAAAAAGATATAATTGCACATTGCCGAGATAATCTAACGAACTATAAAGTACCAAAGCTAGTTGAGTTTAGAGATGAACTGCCAAAGACTAACGTTGGTAAAATACTGCGTAGAGCGTTAAAAGAATAA
- the rnd gene encoding ribonuclease D, giving the protein MQYQVIESQTALDEFVLSISKAKVLAVDTEFMRRRTLYPEIALLQIFDGNHLALIDPLADMDFSRLWTLFADTRVLKVLHSPSEDIEVFLKFAGFIPSPIFDTQFALQLLGEGSCIGFANMVKQLRDVEIDKSESRTDWLRRPLSQSQLDYAASDVYHLLPCFETIQARVNEKQLFNIVLQESELLAQKRSFRQPDEVLYLDVKNVWQLKPRDLATLKELAAWRRAKAEKKNLALNFVLKEHNMVEIAKRRPSSLGSLRNVPGVEPMEVNRSGKEILACIEKAKEVSEQDCPQRVRRLIDFKGYKAACKDIKHLIAEVAKANDIPVDVFASKKQINQVISWSWKKSPEEKQLLMKPDLALGWRAELVADKLDSWWQ; this is encoded by the coding sequence GTGCAGTATCAAGTTATTGAAAGCCAAACAGCACTAGATGAATTTGTCTTGTCTATTTCGAAAGCCAAGGTGCTCGCCGTCGACACCGAATTCATGCGTCGCCGCACCTTATACCCAGAAATTGCTTTATTACAAATCTTTGATGGTAACCATCTTGCACTTATCGACCCGCTAGCCGATATGGATTTTAGTAGACTGTGGACGTTATTTGCCGATACTCGTGTTTTAAAAGTGCTTCATTCTCCATCAGAAGATATCGAAGTATTTCTAAAGTTTGCAGGTTTTATCCCATCACCAATATTCGATACCCAGTTTGCTTTACAATTGTTAGGTGAGGGGAGTTGTATTGGTTTTGCTAATATGGTTAAGCAACTTAGAGACGTAGAAATTGACAAAAGTGAATCCAGAACGGATTGGTTACGTCGCCCCTTATCTCAAAGCCAATTAGATTACGCCGCCTCTGATGTATATCATTTACTGCCATGTTTTGAGACTATTCAAGCGCGAGTAAACGAAAAGCAGTTATTTAACATAGTGCTTCAAGAGAGTGAATTGCTCGCCCAAAAGAGAAGCTTCCGCCAGCCAGATGAAGTGCTTTATCTTGATGTCAAAAACGTGTGGCAACTTAAGCCTAGAGATCTTGCTACCCTAAAAGAACTTGCAGCGTGGCGCAGAGCCAAGGCAGAGAAAAAGAACTTAGCGCTAAATTTCGTGCTTAAAGAACATAACATGGTAGAAATTGCCAAACGTCGTCCAAGCTCATTGGGCAGTTTGCGCAATGTTCCAGGTGTTGAACCGATGGAAGTCAATCGCTCTGGTAAAGAAATTCTCGCCTGTATAGAAAAAGCAAAAGAAGTGAGTGAACAAGATTGCCCACAACGCGTAAGAAGACTCATCGACTTTAAAGGCTATAAGGCGGCGTGCAAGGATATCAAACATCTTATCGCAGAAGTCGCCAAAGCTAACGACATTCCGGTTGATGTGTTTGCCTCGAAGAAACAAATCAATCAGGTGATCAGCTGGTCGTGGAAAAAGTCACCGGAAGAAAAGCAATTGCTGATGAAACCCGATCTTGCGTTAGGCTGGAGGGCTGAGCTTGTTGCAGATAAGTTAGACAGTTGGTGGCAGTAG